The Bacillus sp. Y1 genome includes the window TTTGATGAATTTAAGAAGTCAATTAAATACTAACTTCGGAATTCAGTTGGCGGGATTAGCTATTTCTGCCCTACCGATGATTATCGCGTATATTATCTTTCAAAAACAATTTGTCCGTGGGATATCGGCAGGTGGTGTGAAAGGATAAAATATATAAGTGTCTATATTGGTGTTTTTTACTAATATAGACGAATATAAATGGTATATACCATTAGGAGGGGAGTAAATGAAGAAAATTTCTAGAAAACAGATCACGGGTATGAACTTCCATTATCTACATTATCCATTTGAATACTTTTTGGATGCTATGGTGAAGTTTGAATTGCAGCAAATTGAAGTATGGGGAGCATCTCCGCATATGTATGTCGAGGATCTGTCATTACAGGATATTCGTAGAATCAGAGGGGAAATTCATCAACGAGAATTAACAGTTGTATGTTTTACTCCAGAACAATGTATGTATCCAATCAATCTAGCTGCAAAAGAAACAGAAATTAGAGAGAGAAGTATCCGTTATTTTCAAAAGTCAATTGATGCGGCAGTGGAATTAGAAAGTCCTATGGTTTTAGTAACTGCTGGCTGGGGTTACCGAAATGAAAGTAATGAGGCGGCATTAAATAGATCAAAAGCCTCTCTAGACATTCTTTCAAACTATGCTGAAAAAGAAGGAATCGTTTTAGCGTTAGAGCCATTGCAAAAAGTGGAGTCGAATATTGTAAATACATTACCTGATTTAAAAGAACTTCTTAATGAGGTTTCTTCTCCTTATTTAAAAGGGATGGTTGATACTATCCCTATGTCCGTTGAAGGGGAGAACTTAGCAACCTATTTTGAACAGTTGGAACTCGCGCATATTCATTTTATTGATGGAAAACCAGCCGGGCATTTAGCCTGGGGAGATGGAGATCTTCCATTAGAAAGCTATATTCAATCACTGGTCCAGTACGATTACCAAGGTGCGCTTACTCTCGAATTTACTTCAACAGAGTATTTGCTGAATCCAAACGAAGCAATTGAGAAATCTCTTAAAACGTTAGCTCCTTATATAAACTAATTATTTCATGAAAAATGTGGAGGGATTGTTATGTTAAAATTTGATTCAAATCTATTTTTACAGTTAGTTGGAGAGGAAGGAATGGCAAAGAAAGGTGAAATCGAAAGAATCGTAGATGAAATTTCAAATAAGGGTTTTAAAAACATCTTTTTAATTGGATCTGGTGGAACGGTTGCGATGATGTATCCTTATGAGTATATTTTTAAATCGAACTCGAGTTTGGATGTTCATGCAGAGATTGCAGCTGAGCTAATTGTCATGAACAATCGTCATTTAACAAAGGACTCTGTTTGCATATTTGCTTCTGTCACTGGTACAACAAAAGAAACCGTAGCGGCAGCAGAGTTCTGTAAAGAAAAAGGGGCGACGACCATCGGTTTAGTAGCCATCCCCGATACTCCTTTAGCTAATGCTGTGGATTACTGCATTTCGACAGGTAGGGAAAAGCATTCCTTTGATACGTTCTTCGTTCACCTCCAATTGCTTACTGCTCGTTTCATTTATAATCATGGAGAATTCCCTGACTATGAACAATTTACAAAAGAGTTAGCTCTTCTTCCACAAGGAATTGTTCACGCTGTTAAAGCGTTTGACCCTCGTGCAGAGCAATTTGCCATTAAACACAAAGATACCGGATACCATATGTTAGTTGGAGCAGGGAATCTATGGGGAAATACTTACTCTTATGCTATGTGTATCTTGGAAGAAATGCAGTGGATTAAATCAAAATCGATTCATGCGGCAGAGTTTTTCCACGGGACATTAGAGCTGGTGGAGGAAGATACAAGTGTCATCTTGTTTAAGGGTGAAGATGAAACACGGCCGCTGGTAGATCGAGTAGAAAGATTTGCTGAAAAAATAACAAAAGAATTATTTATCATTGATACAAAGGATTATCCGTTAGAAGGTATTAGTGAAAAGTTTAGAAAGTTTTTTGCTGTCAATGTAAACTGGGCATTAACTGGTCAGATTAGTGTGTATCTGGAAAGGGAAAGAAACCATCCTTTAGAGCTAAGAAGATATTACCGTAAAATGGAGTACTAAGGGGGGGAAGCCATGTTTAACTTTGACAGAGACAGGTTTTTACGTATTCAAAATGGGGCTATCGGTTTAAAAGACGAATTAGACGTAGTGATAGATGAATTAGTCACAAAAGGAATAAAAAATGTATTCTTTGTTGGTACAGGTGGAGCTGCCATCTTAATGTATGCTGCAGAATACATTTTGAAGAATCACTCAACTTTACCGGTTTTTACAGAAATATCTTCTGAATTAATGGTTATGGATCATCAGCATTTAAATGAGCATTCCTTAGTTATTCTGCCATCCTTGTCAGGAACAACAAAAGAAACGGTGGAAGCTGCGAAATTTTGTAAAGAGAAGGGTGCCACCACAATTGGTTTAGTGGGTCATGCGAAAACACCGCTTACTGTAGTAACAGATTATTCTTTTATCAATTTTGCAGAGGATGACACATCTTGTGAATCATTCTACCTTCAATCATTCCTCATCGCTTTTCGGTTAATGTATAAGAGACAGGAGTTCCCTGAATATCATCAATGGATGGAAGAGCTGAAAATGTTACCAGAAGCTTTATTGAAGGTGAAGGAAGCTACCGAAAATCGGGCAAAAGAGTTTGCACAAAAGCATAAAGACACTCCGTATCATATCCTTTCTGGAGCGGGAATTGATTGGGGGCAAACCTACTATTATGGAATGTGTATTTTAGAAGAAATGCAGTGGATTAAGACTCGGCCCGTTCACGCCTCTGATTTCTTCCATGGAACACTGGAGTTAGTAGAAGAAGATACAAGTATCCTATTGTTAAAAGGAGAAGGAAGAGTACTTTCTCTGACGGAAAGAGTGGAACGCTTTGCGAACCACTTTTCAAAGGAATTAACCGTGTTTGATACGAAAGATTATCCACTTGAAGGAATATCAGAGCCATTTAGACCGTTTTTATCGCCTATCATATTAGCTACTCTATTAGAAAGAATCAGCTGTCATTTGGAAGAAGTAAGAAACCATCCTCTCACGACAAGAAGATACTATAAAAAAGTTCCCTTCTAACTATCCTAAAACTGTAGACATTCCTTTTGTCTACAGTTTTTTATTATTCATATTTCTTTATCTTATCGAAAAATTCTGTTAAAATCACTTATTAAAGCTAGAAAGTAAAAAATGTAAGGGGTTAATCGATGTTAAATTCAGATTTGGATACACGCTTAGAACCAAAAATTAAGGAATTATATCAATTACATAAGGAACGGTCAGCTAATATTGACTGGAGTTATCATGAATTTATTCCGTGGGATAAAGCAATGTCCTTTAAGAGAGTTCCTTGGGATGAAAGTCAAGTCACTCTTCCAGAAGGGGTTATTGTAGCGATTGAGACAGCATTGCTTACTGAGGTTAATTTGCCTTGGTATACATCACATTTGGATTATACTTTTAAAAACTCTATGGAAGTGATCAATGATTTTGTTCGAACGTGGACGGCAGAAGAAGATCAACACTCTAGTTTGCTAGAAACGTATTTATTGGTAACACGTAACGTAGATCCAAAGCGATTACATGAACTAAGAAAGCGTGTGGTTGAGAGTGGTTGGTTCCCTGACTTCACTAACCCATTAGCAACTATGGCTTATACTTCCTTACAAGAGTTAGCCACTCTAGTCTTTTATAATAATGTCGCGAAAATTGCTAGTCCGCATGACAAAGATTTGGCAACCTTACTTAGAAGGTTAGCAAAAGACGAAGCACTTCATTATGCTTTCTATCGAGATACGGTGAAAGCCCATTTAGAACTTGATCCTAATTTCCTTGTATTTTTCGAGGATGTCATTATCAATTTCTCCATGCCAGGCGCGGTTATGCCCGACTTTAATGAGAGAATGAAAACGATAGCCCTTAATGCAAATTATGGTCCATTACAATATTTTGATCAAGTATTAGACGTGGTAGTGACGTATTGGGATATTGAAAACCTCCAACCTACTACTGAAGAAGCAAAACAATCACAAGCAAATATTATGAAATATCACGGGCGCTTAAAGCGAATCAAAGAACGTCAGTTGGCTAAAAAATAATAGCAAGAAGCAAGGAAGGATTTTGTCATGACAACACATTGCGAGTTATGTAAAAAAGAAACGAAAGAAAGAGTAAGCTACTTAGAGTTAGAAACATGGGAATTTGATTTCTTAAAGAAGGAGAAAAAGGATTTCTATTCTATCTGTTTCTCTTGCTTTGACAAACATACCAATCAATTTATTGATAAAGATACGGACCTAGAATTAAGAAAAAAACGTTTGTTATCCGTAAGTAAAGAAATTCAAGAAGAAATAGAAGAGATTCTTACTGTAGAAGTGTAATAGACGTAACCAGTTTCTATGATGAAGCTGGTTTTTTTGTGTTGTTTTTCCTCGTGAACAATATGAACAAAATGATTAATAAGTTTTTAATGTTGTTTAAATGTATAATTCAAAAAATGTTCAAAAGTTTTGTAAAATTAAGAAAACGCTTACAAAGGGGGATTCAAAAATGTTTTCTATTAAAAAAATATCAGCTTGTTTTTGTGCAGGAGTATTGGCTCTCAGTCTAGGTGCCTGCAGTAGTGGTGAACAAACAGCAGGATCTGATAAGAAGGAAAAAAGTACAGGGTACCCTACAAAAGCTATTTCAGTGGTAGCACCCTCAGGAGCAGGTGGTGGTTGGGACTTAACGGCCCGCTCGTTGACAAAGGTGTTAGCAGAGACAAAGATTGTGGAACAACCGTTAACGGTAGAAAATAAACCGGGTGGTGGCGGAGCTGTTTTTATGGCTGAATATGCGACCCAACAAGTAGAAAATAATGACATGCTGTTTGTTAATTCTCCACCGATTATCATTAATAATTTGAAAAAAGAAGGAAATAGTCCATTCGGGTACAAAAATACAACTCCTCTCGCACAGTTAACGAAGGATTATGGAGCGATTGTTGTAAAAGCAGATTCCAAGTTTACCGACTTAAAGTCCGTTTTGGAAGAAGTAAAGAAGGATCCTAGTAAACTAACATTTGCAGGCGGTTCTGCACCAGGATCTATGGATCACTTAATTTCTATTCTTCCCGCTTATAAATATGGTGTGGATCCGACAAAAGTGAAGTACGTGTCCTATGATGGCGGGGGAGAAGCGATCACGGCATTACTTGGTGGAAATGCAGATGTAATTGGAACGGATGCTTCTAGTGTGAAGGAATTTTTAAAATCAGGTGATGTACGAGTGTTAGCTGTTACTTCAACCGAGCGTATTGGTGGTGACTTCAAGGATGTACCAACAGCGATTGAACAAGGTGTAGAAGCTGAGTTTACCATTTGGCGTGGGGTATTTGGTCCAGAAAAAATGTCAGATGAAGCGAAAGAATATTGGGAGTCGTCCTTAGAAAAGCTTGTCAATTCTCCAGAATGGAAAAAGGAAGTAGAAACACAAGGCTGGGAAATGGAATACAAAAACAGTTCCGAATTCACAAAGTTCTTAGAGGAGCAGGAAACACAGGTTCAGCAATTATTAACAGCGTTAGGTATGGAGAAATAGATAAGCTTGGGGAGGAGGCTTCCTTCTCCCCTTATGCTTTTTGAAAGGGGAGTACCAATGGATATTAAGTTCGATCGTATCGCTTCTGTACTTTTTCTAGCAATTGGAGTTCTGTTTATTATCGGGAGTCGAAATCTCGCTAGCACTTCATATGGAAGCTCTGTAGGGCCTGATATTTTTCCTTCCATTCTCGGTGCCTTACTTGTCCTTTTAAGTATTCGTTTATTTTACGAAACTTTTGTGACGAGGAGCCATCACGGTGAAAAGGAGAAGCTGCAATACAAGCCATTTCTTATCATCTTTGTTGCTACGCTTTTTTATATTTTGACATTAGAAACAATTGGGTACGTCATTACGACTTTTATCTTTTTATTTGTCTGTTTTCAGACAATGGAACGTACAAAATGGGTGAAGTCTCTCATCATATCTGCTTGTTTTTCAGGAATTGTGTATTTTTTATATGTACAAGTGTTAAAAGGAACTCTTCCTGGCTGGCCAATTTGGTTTTAGCTATGAAAGGGGTGTAGAGAGGAGAAGGGAAGCATGGACACACTTGACTATTTAATTCAAGGTTTCGGAACGGCACTAATCTGGTATAATCTCGCATTTGCTTTTGTTGGAGTGTTAATAGGTACAGCTGTAGGTGTGCTGCCTGGAATTGGTCCAATGAGTGGGGTAGCACTGCTAATTCCAGTTACCGCATCCATTACAGGTGGACTTCCTCCAGAGCAAGCAGCTACAAGTGCAATCATTCTGCTTGCTGGAGTGTATTATGGAGCGATGTATGGTGGTTCGACCACATCGATTCTATTAAATACACCTGGGGAATCATCATCAGTTGTTACGACGTTGGATGGTTATCAAATGGCGAAAAAAGGGAGAGCAGGAAGTGCGTTATCGATAGCAGCGATCGGTTCATTTGTTGCTGGTATCATCACTCTTATAGCACTTATTGCATTGGCCAAACCACTGTCAGCTGTTGCTCTGAAATTTGGACCAGCAGAATATTTTTCTCTTATGTTATTAGGTCTAGGTGCTGTAAGTGGTTTAGCAGGAAAATCTGTTACAAAGGCATTGATTATGACCATTTGCGGGTTACTACTTGGAACGATTGGTATTGATAGTGTCTCAGGTATTGCTAGATTTACGTTTGATGTTCCGTGGCTCTATCAGGGAATTGAATTTTTAACTATAGCTGTTGGCTTGTTCGCTCTAGGTGAAGTTTTCAAGACAATCTTAGAAAAAGAAGAAGATGAGGTACATGTTGCAAAAATCAATAATTTACTGCCTTCCAAGGATGAATTCAAGGAATCAGCTGGACCGATTGCTAGAGGTTCGATACTAGGCTTCTTTGTAGGAATATTACCAGGTGCAGGTGCGACGCTCGCTTCCTTCTTTTCTTATATTTTGGAAAAAAAGATATCTAAGAACCCTTCCAAATTCGGTACGGGATCCATTGCAGGGGTTGCAGCGCCGGAGTCTGCAAATAATGCAGCATCGGGTGGTGCAATGATCCCATTATTAACGCTTGGTATTCCAGGTTCAGGTACCACAGCGATATTAATGGGTGCACTGATGATGTATAACGTCCAACCAGGGCCGTTATTATTTGAAGACCATCCACAGGTTGCTTGGGGACTAATTGCTAGTATGTTTATTGGGAATATCATGTTATTAATATTAAATCTTCCATTGGTAAAAGTGTTTGCGAAAATTATTCAAACACCTAAGCAATTCTTGATTCCTATTATTATCGCAATTTCCATCTTTGGTGTGTATGCCGTTCAAGTTTCCACATATGATTTATTGCTGTTATTAGGATGTGGAATTCTTGGGTACTTTTTAAACAAGAATGACTATCCGATCGCACCAATAGTACTAGGGTTGGTGTTAGGGCCGATGGTTGAAAATAATCTACGAAGAGCGTTAACAATTTCTAATGGAGATTTCAGTGTGTTTTTGACAAGACCGATTTCCCTAGCTTTTCTACTCATTACACTCCTTTGGCTAATCATTCCTTTCTTAATGAAAAGAAGAGGGAAAGAAGTCATTATTAACGTGGAAGGATAAATTATTTGAAATAGTTCGAAAACTCCTTTTAATAAGGAGTTTTTTTAATATAATGAGAATAGAGGTGTTTGGATGCGTTTACATACAAAGTTAATGCTCGGAATTTTTATTGTCATAGTTGTGATTGGAGGCTTATTTGGGTACACCTTTAAACAAATCATGGAATCAAATCTGAAAAATGAAATTGGTTTAAAAGCGTTATCAGTGGCCCAATCTGTCGCAAATATACCGGAAATACAAGAAGCTTTTCAGACAGAAGATCCGGCTGCTATTATTCAACCCATTGCAGAAAAAATCCGAAATCAAGTAGGTGCGGAATTTATTGTTATCGGGAACTTAGCTGAGGTCAGATATTCCCATCCTAATCCTATTCGTTTAGGGCAGAAGATGGTTGGGGGAGATAATAGTCGAGTTTTTAAAGGGGAATCGATTATCTCAGAGTCAACGGGGACATTAGGACCTTCACTCAGGGGGAAAGCACCTATTTTTCATAATGGAGAAGTCATTGGTGTGGTATCAGTTGGGTATCTCCAGACGGATATAGAGATGAAGGTGGCAAAAATACAAAAAAAGATATTTGTGGTTACCTTTCTGATTTTAATAGGGGGACTACTAGCGGCTCTTTTAATCTCTTTAAATATTAAAAAAGCCATGTTTGGATTAGAACCAAAAGAAATTGCCTGGATGTATCAGGAGAAACATGCCATTTTAGAATCGATTCATGAAGGAATTATTGCCATCGATACAGATGGCAGGATCACAGTTGTAAATGAAACAGCTCATAAAATTTTACGAGTACCAAATGAAGTCTTACTCAGGGGGAAGAGAATTGAAGAGGTTTTAGAGAACACGAAGCTCCTGATTGTGGTTCGGACAGGGATGGCTGAATATGACCAGGAAATGATGATTTTTGGTTCTGTCTATTTGGCTAATCGAATTCCTATTCATAATAAGAAAGGTAATGTGATTGGAGCGGTTGCCAGTTTGAGGAATAAATCTGAGCTAGCACATTTACTGCAGGAATTATCACATGTAAAGGCTTATGCAGAGGGATTGCGAGCACAAACACATGAGTACTCCAACCGTCTTTATACTTTATTAGGATTAATCCAATTAGGGTCATATAAAGAAGCAATTGATTTTATTTCTCATGAAGTGGATGTTGCTCAGGGGTTTGTTCAATTTCTAATGAAAGAAATTCCTGATCCCATAATTGCAGGATTTATCTTAGGAAAGACAAGCTTGGCGAGTGAATGGAAAGTGAATTTCCTTGTAGATAGAGAGAGTAGTTTTAAAGATATTCCTGATGAGATGAATCGAGACTCGCTAGTCACGATAATCGGGAACTTAGTCAACAATGCTTTTGAAGCAGTAAGGGACAATGAAAAAGAAGAAAAAATTGTAACCCTGTTTCTAACCGATCTCGGGAAAGATCTAATTATTGAAGTTGAAGATAACGGAAATGGAATCGAAAGTAGCAAAAGTGATTTGATTTTTCGCGAAGGGTATTCAACCAAGAACAAAAAGAGTAATGCGGGTATCGGACTAAGTCTTGTTCATAGGGAAATTGAAGCTCTTGGTGGGACTATTACCTTTTCAACACAATCAGGGGAGGGTACGATTTTCACTGTAGCGATACCGAAAAATAGGGGGGAGTAAACAATGGGGAACCGTGAGATCGAAGTGCTAATTGTTGAAGATGATCTTAGAATTGCTGAGATACAACAGCGGTATATTGAGCAAATACAGGGGTTTCAAGTTGTTGGGATTGCGGCTAGTTATCTAGAGGCGAGAACATTGATTGATATCTTGAAGCCAGATTTGCTCCTGTTAGATGTTTATTTTCCGGATATGAATGGATTGGACTTGCTGAAAGAAACGAAACAGCTTGAAAAGCATACAGATGTGATCATGATTACCGCTACAAAAGAGTTAGATAAAGTCCAAGAGGCAATTAGTATCGGTGTGTTCGATTATATGATTAAACCTGTCGTCTTTGATCGTTTTAAGCAAGCATTGCAACGATATCAAGATTTCCATAAAAAACTACAATTATTAGGAAAAGAAAATACGCTTATTACACAGCAAGAGGTTGACAGTCTTCTACGGAAAGAAGTAGAAGTAACTAGTAACAATGATCGCACGTATTTACCAAAGGGAATTGACCCATTAACCCTTGAAAAAGTACTAGAAGTACTAGGAAAAGTAGGAGTTGGACTAACGGCTGAGAGCGTGGCAAAAGAAATTGGTATTAGTAGAACAACCGCTCGCCGTTATTTAGAGCATCTGGTATCAGTAGAAAAAATTGAAGCCGATTTAGCCTACGGGACAGTTGGCCGTCCTGAACGTGTGTATATTGTAGATAGATAGGTTGATATGAACCTCTTCCTAATATAGGAAGAGGTTTTTTTATGGGCAGGTTGAGCCTTATGAACTAGTAGTTAGCAGTATATCCATGGTGAATGGCGGAATTTGTCGATGAATTCCCTTCGTATATCGAACTAAATTCCCTGTTTGTTTTCCGAATATTCTGTTACGTTAACTTGGTAGTCTATTATATACATAGAAGGGATGATTTTATGAAGAAGCGATTTACGGCTTTACTAGGGTTTTTACTAGTTTTAGCCCTATTCACACAGGCAGCATTTCCTGTTTTAGCTACTGAAACAGTCGAAGCCTACGATGTGATAGAGTTAGAGACTAGTAGGTCTTTATTCTCATTAACAGAGGCTAGAACAGTAGAAGTTCAAGCGGATTTTGGGGATAATGTTGATTTGAGTCAACTAGAGTTTCTATTTGGAGGGAAGAGCCTCTCCGAATGGAAAAAGTGGACAAGTGGGACAAATTATAATGGTGAACCTTTTATTAAGGTGATCGAAGAGCCACATTTTGTTGATGGCACAACAACCATCAAGGCAACATTAGAGTTTGGTCTTCTTTATAATAGAGACAATCTCTCAAACCGTACGATTCGTACGCAATATCAACAATTTATTGGAGACTATGAGCTAGCGTTAATAAATCCTGCAAACCAAACAAAGGCAGCCAAAACGGTCAAACTTAATGTGTATGATCAATTTCATTTCTATGAGGAATTAAAGCCAACCATTGATCAAGTATTCGAGGAAGCAAATGCAGCAAATGACCGTTATCTCGAGTACCAAAGTCTTGGTAAAACTGTACAAGGTCGGGACCTGCATTTTGTTATTTTAGCAAGAGATCAAGCCGCAGTTGATAAGTATTTGAACGAAACTTTACCTACTGCACTAGAAAATCCTGAAAGTTTATTAGAAAAGCTTGAAAATGGAACAATGGGAGATTATCAAGTTCCCGTTTGGATTAACAATATTCACCCTGATGAAGTGGAGGGTGTGGATGCACAAGTTGAGTTATTTAAGAAATTTGCCCTTGAAGAGGAAGTCACTTTTAATACGGTTGTTGACGATCAGGAAAAAACTGTGACATTGAATGTGGATGAAGTTCTTGATGATGTCATCTTCCTATATATGTTTACGAATAACCCTGATGGCAGAGTTCTTAACACAAGAGCAAATGCTAATGGATTTGACTTAAACCGTGATAATCACTATCAAACTCAAATCGAAACACAGGAAGTCACTCAAGAGATTGCGAAGTGGACTCCACTTTCCTTCCTTGATATGCATGGATATGTGAGTGGCTTCTTAATTGAACCAACTACTCCTCCACATAACCCGAACTTTGAGTATGATTTACTTTACAGCAATATGATTGACCAAGCTCATGCGATGGGGAAAGCAGGGATTAGTAATTCTGCTTATAACTCTTATGAAATTCCAGCCTTAGATTATGGGGATGGTTGGGATGATATGACTCCAGCCTATACAGCGATGTATGCGATGTTGCATGGTTCACTTGGTCACACCATTGAAACACCAGCATTAAGTCAAAATGGATATGATGCTATGTATGGTACGGGTCTTGGTGCAACGCTTTATGTTACTGAAAACAAAGATGAATTGTACAAAAACCAGCTTGAAATTTTTAAGCGTGGTGTAAATGGGGAAGACAATCGTGCCGTGGATGAATACTTTGTCAATGCTAACGGAGAATCAATTGGTCGTGTAAGAGGAGATAATGTTAACTTCTTCCCAGAATATTATGTAATCCCAGCTGATATTGCAGGGCAAAAAAATACTTTGGAAGCAACGAAAATGGTAGAGTATTTACTTCGTAACGGTGTAAAGGTCGAACAAACGACAACAAATACAGAAGTAAATGGTGTCACTTATCCAAAAGGAACATATGTCGTTCCAATGGACCAAGCAAAACGTGGATTGGCCAATGCGATGCTTTACAAAGGTGACGATGTATCGGAATGGGGAGCCATGTACGATCCAATCGTTGTAAACTTCCCGGCTTTAAGAGGGTTTGATATTAATGAAGTTCGTGTATCAAATGCTTTTGAAAACAAAACGACAGACGTAGAAAATATTACATTACCAACAGGTGAGGTGGTTGGTAAAACACCAAAGCAAGTATTATCAAACACGAATAATGACACAGTGAAACTAGTAAATGAACTATTAAGAGACGGTAAAGTCGTTGAAAAAGCAGTGGAAACGAAGGGCAAAGTGAATAAAGGCGATTATATTGTGAGTACAAAAGATTTAGCTGGTTATGCTGATTTTTACTATGAAGCTTCACCAGTTGGAACGACGCAAAATGTAAAAACAGAAAAATTAGCTCTTCCTAAAGTGGCTGTAACGGGGTCATCTCAATTAATCTTCTCGTTGAAGGAATTAGGTTTCGAACTAGTGAGCCAATCGGAAGCAGATGTAATTGTAAGTGATAGTGGTACCTTTAATGCTAGCAGTCTTGCAGGGAAATCGTATGTCGGTATGGGTGTTTATGCGCTTAATGCTGTGAAAAATAGCGGTTTGCTACCAGGTTATGAGTGGGATTACACAAGTGCTGGACACGAAGGGCTGTTAAAAGCAAAAGTAAATGATCATCTACTAACTTCTGGCTATCAGGCAGATGAGCTTCTGTATACAACCAATGGGGCATGGATTACATCCGTTCCTAAGGAGGCAGAGGTACTTACAACCGTAAGTAGCAGTGATGACTTCTACGTTGCTGGCTGGTGGCCAGGACACGAAGACGCAAAGGGTCAAACACTAGCCTTTACTCAAAATCTTGAAGACACGAACATTACTTTGTTTGCTAATGACTTAGCATTTAGAGCGCATACGCAGTATAGCTATCGTCTATTAGCTAACAGCATCTTTGCTTCGGTTGGATCCGAAATAGCGAAGAAGGGCAAAGGCTCTGTGAAGGATAAATTCATTAAGAAGAACAACCAAGTGGAACCATCCTTCTTTGAAAAAGGAAGAGATAGAGAGTAGAAACACAAACAGGAGGGTTCTCAGTCTTAGGATGAGAACCCTCCTGTTTATTAATTAATAAAAATTTGTAATAATGTGATAATATAACGGTAAC containing:
- a CDS encoding SIS domain-containing protein, encoding MFNFDRDRFLRIQNGAIGLKDELDVVIDELVTKGIKNVFFVGTGGAAILMYAAEYILKNHSTLPVFTEISSELMVMDHQHLNEHSLVILPSLSGTTKETVEAAKFCKEKGATTIGLVGHAKTPLTVVTDYSFINFAEDDTSCESFYLQSFLIAFRLMYKRQEFPEYHQWMEELKMLPEALLKVKEATENRAKEFAQKHKDTPYHILSGAGIDWGQTYYYGMCILEEMQWIKTRPVHASDFFHGTLELVEEDTSILLLKGEGRVLSLTERVERFANHFSKELTVFDTKDYPLEGISEPFRPFLSPIILATLLERISCHLEEVRNHPLTTRRYYKKVPF
- a CDS encoding acyl-ACP desaturase; protein product: MLNSDLDTRLEPKIKELYQLHKERSANIDWSYHEFIPWDKAMSFKRVPWDESQVTLPEGVIVAIETALLTEVNLPWYTSHLDYTFKNSMEVINDFVRTWTAEEDQHSSLLETYLLVTRNVDPKRLHELRKRVVESGWFPDFTNPLATMAYTSLQELATLVFYNNVAKIASPHDKDLATLLRRLAKDEALHYAFYRDTVKAHLELDPNFLVFFEDVIINFSMPGAVMPDFNERMKTIALNANYGPLQYFDQVLDVVVTYWDIENLQPTTEEAKQSQANIMKYHGRLKRIKERQLAKK
- a CDS encoding Bug family tripartite tricarboxylate transporter substrate binding protein, whose amino-acid sequence is MFSIKKISACFCAGVLALSLGACSSGEQTAGSDKKEKSTGYPTKAISVVAPSGAGGGWDLTARSLTKVLAETKIVEQPLTVENKPGGGGAVFMAEYATQQVENNDMLFVNSPPIIINNLKKEGNSPFGYKNTTPLAQLTKDYGAIVVKADSKFTDLKSVLEEVKKDPSKLTFAGGSAPGSMDHLISILPAYKYGVDPTKVKYVSYDGGGEAITALLGGNADVIGTDASSVKEFLKSGDVRVLAVTSTERIGGDFKDVPTAIEQGVEAEFTIWRGVFGPEKMSDEAKEYWESSLEKLVNSPEWKKEVETQGWEMEYKNSSEFTKFLEEQETQVQQLLTALGMEK
- a CDS encoding sugar phosphate isomerase/epimerase family protein; amino-acid sequence: MKKISRKQITGMNFHYLHYPFEYFLDAMVKFELQQIEVWGASPHMYVEDLSLQDIRRIRGEIHQRELTVVCFTPEQCMYPINLAAKETEIRERSIRYFQKSIDAAVELESPMVLVTAGWGYRNESNEAALNRSKASLDILSNYAEKEGIVLALEPLQKVESNIVNTLPDLKELLNEVSSPYLKGMVDTIPMSVEGENLATYFEQLELAHIHFIDGKPAGHLAWGDGDLPLESYIQSLVQYDYQGALTLEFTSTEYLLNPNEAIEKSLKTLAPYIN
- a CDS encoding SIS domain-containing protein; translated protein: MLKFDSNLFLQLVGEEGMAKKGEIERIVDEISNKGFKNIFLIGSGGTVAMMYPYEYIFKSNSSLDVHAEIAAELIVMNNRHLTKDSVCIFASVTGTTKETVAAAEFCKEKGATTIGLVAIPDTPLANAVDYCISTGREKHSFDTFFVHLQLLTARFIYNHGEFPDYEQFTKELALLPQGIVHAVKAFDPRAEQFAIKHKDTGYHMLVGAGNLWGNTYSYAMCILEEMQWIKSKSIHAAEFFHGTLELVEEDTSVILFKGEDETRPLVDRVERFAEKITKELFIIDTKDYPLEGISEKFRKFFAVNVNWALTGQISVYLERERNHPLELRRYYRKMEY
- a CDS encoding tripartite tricarboxylate transporter permease gives rise to the protein MDTLDYLIQGFGTALIWYNLAFAFVGVLIGTAVGVLPGIGPMSGVALLIPVTASITGGLPPEQAATSAIILLAGVYYGAMYGGSTTSILLNTPGESSSVVTTLDGYQMAKKGRAGSALSIAAIGSFVAGIITLIALIALAKPLSAVALKFGPAEYFSLMLLGLGAVSGLAGKSVTKALIMTICGLLLGTIGIDSVSGIARFTFDVPWLYQGIEFLTIAVGLFALGEVFKTILEKEEDEVHVAKINNLLPSKDEFKESAGPIARGSILGFFVGILPGAGATLASFFSYILEKKISKNPSKFGTGSIAGVAAPESANNAASGGAMIPLLTLGIPGSGTTAILMGALMMYNVQPGPLLFEDHPQVAWGLIASMFIGNIMLLILNLPLVKVFAKIIQTPKQFLIPIIIAISIFGVYAVQVSTYDLLLLLGCGILGYFLNKNDYPIAPIVLGLVLGPMVENNLRRALTISNGDFSVFLTRPISLAFLLITLLWLIIPFLMKRRGKEVIINVEG
- a CDS encoding tripartite tricarboxylate transporter TctB family protein codes for the protein MDIKFDRIASVLFLAIGVLFIIGSRNLASTSYGSSVGPDIFPSILGALLVLLSIRLFYETFVTRSHHGEKEKLQYKPFLIIFVATLFYILTLETIGYVITTFIFLFVCFQTMERTKWVKSLIISACFSGIVYFLYVQVLKGTLPGWPIWF